The Zalophus californianus isolate mZalCal1 chromosome 8, mZalCal1.pri.v2, whole genome shotgun sequence genome has a segment encoding these proteins:
- the MYH7B gene encoding myosin-7B isoform X6 gives MEAFGNAKTLRNDNSSRFGKFIRIHFGPSGKLASADIDSYLLEKSRVIFQLPGERGYHVYYQILSGKKPELQDMLLLSMNPYDYHFCSQGVITVDNMDDGEELMATDHAMDILGFSVDEKCACYKIVGALLHFGNMKFKQKQREEQAEADGTESADKAAYLMGVSSGDLLKGLLHPRVRVGNEYVTKGQSVEQVVFAVGALAKATYDRLFRWLVSRINQTLDTKLPRQFFIGVLDIAGFEIFEFNSFEQLCINFTNEKLQQFFNQHMFVLEQEEYKREGLDWVFIDFGLDLQPCIDLIEKPLGILSILEEECMFPKASDASFRAKLYDNHAGKSPNFQQPRPDKKRKYQAHFEVVHYAGVVPYSIVGWLEKNKDPLNETVVPIFQKSQNKLLAALYENYAGPCSAEPPKSGVKEKRKKAASFQTVSQLHKENLNKLMTNLRATQPHFVRCIVPNENKTPGVMDAFLVLHQLRCNGVLEGIRICRQGFPNRLLYADFRQRYRILNPSAIPDDTFVDSRKATEKLLGSLDIEYTQYQFGHTKVFFKAGLLGVLEELRDQRLAKVLTLLQARSRGRLMRLEYQRLLGGRDALFTIQWNIRAFNAVKNWSWMKLFFKMKPLLRSAQAEEELAALRAELRGLRGTLAAAEAKRQELEETHVSVTQEKNDLALQLQAEQENLADAEERCHLLIKSKVQLEAKVKELSERLEDEEEVNADLAARRRKLEDECTELKKDIDDLELTLAKAEKEKQATENKVKNLTEEMAALDESVARLTKEKKALQEAHQQALGDLQAEEDRVSALAKAKLRLEQQVEDVSPGPSGGLWGGGGGGGGGAGAGTAACQVWRLGLATSPAPQLECSLEQEKKLRMDTERAKRKLEGDLKLTQESVTDAAQDKQQLEEKLKKKDSELSQLNLRVEDEQLLGAQLQKKIKELQARAEELEEELEAERAARARVEKQRAEAARELEELSERLEEAGGASAGQREGCRKREAELGRLRRELEEAALRHEATVAALRRKQAESAAELGEQVDSLQRVRQKLEKEKSELRMEVDDLGANVETLARSKASAEKLCRTYEDQLSEAKIKVEELQRQLTDASTQRGRLQTESGELSRLLEEKESLISQLSRGKALATQSLEELRRQLEEESKAKSALAHAVQALRHDCDLLREQHEEEAEAQAELQRLLSKANAEVAQWRSKYEADAIQRTEELEEAKKKLALRLQEAEEGVEAAHAKCSSLEKAKLRLQTESEDVTLELERATSAAAALDKKQRHLERALEERRRQEEETQRELEAAQREARSLGTELFRLRHSHEEALEALETLKRENKNLQEEISDLTDQVSLSGKSIQELEKAKKALEGEKSELQAALEEAEAALELEETKTLRIQLELSQVKAEVDRKLAEKDEECTNLRRNHQRAVESLQASLDAETRARNEALRLKKKMEGDLNDLELQLGHAARQAMEAQAATRLLQAQLKEEQAGRDEERRLAAELREQAQALERRATLLAAELEELRAALEQGERSRRLAEQELLEATERLNLLHSQNTGLLNQKKKLEGDLTQLSGEVEEAAQERREAEEKAKKAITDAAMMAEELKKEQDTSAHLERMKKTLEQTVRELQARLEEAEQAALRGGKKQVQKLEAKVRELEAELDAEQKQHAEALKGVRKHERRVKELAYQAEEDRKNLARMQDLVDKLQSKVKSYKRQFEEAEQQASTNLAKYRKAQHELDDAEERADMAETQANKLRARTRDALGPKHKE, from the exons ATGGAGGCTTTCGGCAACGCCAAGACCCTGCGGAATGACAACTCCTCCCGCTTT GGCAAGTTCATCCGCATTCACTTCGGCCCCTCCGGGAAGCTCGCATCCGCAGATATTGACAGCT ATCTCCTGGAGAAGTCGCGAGTGATCTTCCAGCTGCCCGGTGAGCGTGGCTACCACGTCTACTACCAGATCCTCTCCGGGAAGAAGCCAGAGCTACAGG ATATGCTGCTTCTGTCTATGAACCCCTACGACTACCACTTCTGCAGCCAGGGGGTCATCACTGTGGACAACATGGATGATGGGGAAGAGCTGATGGCCACTGAT CATGCCATGGACATCCTGGGCTTCAGCGTGGATGAGAAGTGTGCCTGCTATAAGATCGTGGGGGCCCTCCTGCACTTTGGCAACATGAAGTTCAAGCAGAAACAGCGGGAGGAACAGGCTGAGGCCGACGGCACTGAGA GTGCTGACAAGGCTGCCTACCTGATGGGGGTCAGCAGTGGGGACCTCCTCAAAGGCCTTCTGCACCCCCGAGTGCGTGTGGGCAATGAGTATGTGACCAAGGGCCAGAGTGTGGAGCAG GTGGTGTTTGCTGTGGGGGCTCTGGCCAAGGCCACCTATGACCGGCTGTTCCGGTGGCTGGTATCGAGGATCAACCAGACCCTGGACACTAAGCTGCCCCGGCAGTTCTTCATCGGGGTCCTGGACATCGCGGGGTTTGAGATCTTTGAG TTTAACAGCTTCGAGCAGCTGTGCATCAACTTCACCAATGAGAAGCTACAGCAGTTCTTCAACCAGCACATGTTCGTGCTGGAGCAGGAGGAGTACAAACGGGAGGGCCTTGACTGGGTCTTCATCGATTTCGGCCTGGACCTGCAGCCCTGCATTGACCTCATCGAGAAG CCACTGGGCATCCTGTCCATCCTGGAAGAGGAGTGCATGTTCCCCAAGGCCTCAGACGCCAGCTTCCGGGCCAAGCTCTATGACAATCATGCGGGGAAGTCACCCAATTTCCAGCAGCCACGGCCTGACAAGAAGCGCAAATACCAGGCCCACTTTGAGGTGGTCCACTATGCAGGTGTG GTGCCTTACAGCATCGTGGGCTGGCTGGAGAAAAACAAGGATCCACTGAATGAGACTGTGGTCCCTATCTTCCAAAAGTCGCAAAACAAGCTCTTGGCTGCCCTCTATGAGAACTACGCAGGCCCATGCTCCG CCGAGCCCCCCAAGTCTGGGGTGAAGGAGAAGCGTAAGAAGGCAGCATCTTTCCAGACGGTGTCCCAGCTGCACAAG gagaACCTCAACAAGCTGATGACCAACCTGCGGGCCACACAGCCCCACTTCGTCCGTTGCATTGTCCCCAATGAGAACAAGACCCCAG GAGTCATGGATGCCTTTTTGGTGTTACACCAGCTGCGCTGCAATGGAGTTCTGGAGGGGATCCGGATCTGTCGCCAAGGGTTCCCCAACAGGCTGCTCTATGCTGACTTCCGGCAGCG gtaCCGCATCCTGAACCCCAGTGCCATCCCAGACGATACCTTCGTGGACAGCAGGAAGGCCACAGAGAAGCTTCTGGGCTCACTGGACATTGAGTACACCCAGTACCAGTTCGGCCACACCAAG gtgttCTTCAAGGCTGGGCTTCTAGGCGTCCTGGAGGAGCTTCGTGACCAGCGTCTGGCCAAGGTTTTGACGCTGCTGCAGGCACGGAGCCGGGGCCGCCTCATGCGCCTGGAGTACCAGCGCCTGCTGGGCGGCAG ggacGCCCTGTTCACCATCCAGTGGAATATCCGTGCCTTCAATGCTGTCAAGAACTGGTCCTGGATGAAGCTCTTTTTCAAGATGAAGCCGCTGCTGCGCTCGGCGCAGGCGGAGGAGGAACTGGCAGCCCTGCGGGCTGAGCTGCGGGGGCTGCGCGGGACACTGGCTGCTGCCGAGGCCAAGcgccaggagctggaggagacGCACGTCAGTGTCACCCAGGAGAAGAACGACCTGGCCCTGCAGCTGCAGGcg GAGCAAGAAAACTTGGCGGATGCTGAGGAGCGCTGCCACTTGCTGATCAAGTCCAAGGTGCAGCTCGAGGCGAAGGTGAAGGAGCTGAGTGAGCGGctggaggacgaggaggaggtgAACGCCGACCTGGCCGCCCGCCGGCGCAAGCTGGAGGACGAGTGCACAGAGCTCAAGAAGGACATTGACGACCTGGAGCTGACACTGGCCAAGGccgagaaggagaagcaagccaCGGAGAACAAG GTGAAGAACCTGACCGAGGAGATGGCGGCCCTGGACGAGTCGGTAGCCCGACTGACCAAGGAGAAGAAGGCATTGCAGGAGGCCCACCAGCAGGCGCTGGGCGACCTGCAGGCCGAGGAGGACCGTGTGAGCGCTCTGGCCAAGGCCAAGCTCCGGCTGGAGCAGCAAGTGGAAGACGTGAGTCCCGGTCCCAGCGGaggcctgtggggtgggggtgggggtgggggtgggggggctggggccGGGACGGCGGCCTGCCAGGTCTGGCGGCTGGGCCTGGCCACCTCTCCTGCTCCACAGCTGGAGTGCTCCCTGGAGCAAGAGAAGAAGCTGCGCATGGACACGGAGCGGGCGAAGCGCAAGCTCGAGGGTGACCTCAAGCTGACGCAGGAGTCGGTGACGGACGCTGCCCAGGACAAGCAGCAGCTGGAGGAGAAGCTCAAGAA GAAGGACTCGGAGTTGAGTCAGCTGAACCTGCGGGTGGAGGACGAGCAACTCCTCGGAGCGCAGCTACAGAAGAAGATCAAGGAACTGCAG GCTCGGgctgaggagctggaggaggagctggAGGCGGAGCGGGCGGCCCGGGCCCGCGTGGAGAAGCAGCGGGCTGAGGCGGCCCGGGAGCTGGAGGAGCTGAGCGAGCGGCTGGAGGAGGCCGGCGGGGCGTCGGCGGGGCAGCGTGAGGGGTGCCGCAAGCGCGAGGCCGAGCTGGGCCGGCTGCGGCGGGAGCTGGAGGAGGCGGCGCTGCGGCACGAGGCCACTGTGGCCGCCCTGCGCCGCAAGCAGGCCGAGAGCGCGGCCGAGCTGGGCGAGCAGGTGGACAGTCTGCAGCGGGTGCGgcagaagctggagaaggagaagagtgaGCTGCGCATGGAGGTGGATGATCTGGGCGCCAATGTGGAGACTCTGGCCCGCAGCAAG GCCAGTGCAGAGAAGCTGTGCCGGACCTATGAGGATCAGCTGAGCgaggccaagatcaaggtggaAGAGCTGCAGCGGCAGCTCACGGATGCGAGCACTCAGCGTGGGCGGCTGCAAACAGAGAGCG GGGAGCTGAGCCGCCTGCTCGAGGAGAAGGAGTCTCTCATTAGCCAGCTGAGCCGGGGCAAGGCCTTGGCCACCCAGAGCCTGGAGGAACTGCGGAGGCAGCTGGAAGAGGAGAGCAAG GCCAAGAGTGCGCTGGCCCATGCCGTACAGGCTTTGCGGCACGACTGTGACCTCTTGCGGGAGCAGCACGAGGAGGAGGCGGAGGCCCAGGCGGAGCTGCAGCGGCTACTGTCGAAGGCCAATGCCGAGGTGGCTCAGTGGAGGAGCAAGTATGAGGCAGATGCCATCCAGAGGACcgaggagctggaggaggccaA AAAGAAGCTGGCCCTGCGGCTgcaggaagcagaggagggagtGGAGGCTGCCCACGCCAAGTGCTCCTCACTGGAGAAGGCCAAGCTGCGACTGCAGACGGAGTCAGAGGACGTGACCCTAGAGCTGGAACGGGCCACCTCCGCGGCTGCCGCGCTGGACAAGAAGCAGCGGCACTTGGAGCGGGCGCTGGAGGAGCGGCGGCGGCAGGAGGAGGAGACTCAGCGGGAGCTGGAGGCTGCCCAGAGGGAGGCCCGCAGCCTGGGCACTGAGCTTTTCCGGCTGCGGCACAGCCACGAGGAGGCGCTCGAGGCCCTGGAGACGCTCAAGCGGGAGAACAAGAACCTGCAGG AGGAGATCAGTGACCTCACAGACCAGGTCAGCCTCAGCGGGAAGAGCATCCAGGAACTGGAGAAAGCCAAAAAGGCTCTGGAAGGGGAGAAGAGCGAGCTCCAAGCCGCGCTGGAGGAGGCCGAG GCGGCCCTGGAGCTGGAGGAGACCAAGACTCTGAGGATCCAGCTGGAGCTGTCCCAGGTCAAGGCTGAGGTGGACCGGAAACTGGCCGAGAAAGATGAGGAGTGCACTAACCTGAG GCGCAACCACCAGCGGGCCGTGGAGTCCCTGCAGGCCTCCCTGGATGCAGAGACCAGGGCCCGCAACGAGGCACTGCGGCTCAAGAAGAAGATGGAGGGCGACCTCAATGACCTGGAGCTGCAGCTGGGCCATGCCGCCCGCCAGGCCATGGAAGCCCAGGCGGCCACGCGGCTGCTGCAGGCCCAGCTCAAGGAGGAGCAGGCGGGGCGGGACGAGGAGCGGCGGCTGGCGGCCGAGCTCCGAGAGCAGGCGCAGGCCCTGGAGCGGCGGGCCACGCTGCTGGCCGCGGAGCTGGAGGAGCTGCGGGCCGCACTGGAGCAGGGCGAGCGCAGCCGGCGGCTGGCAGAGCAGGAGCTGCTGGAGGCCACCGAGCGCCTTAACCTCCTGCACTcgcag aaCACAGGCCTCCTGAACCAGAAGAAGAAGCTAGAGGGGGATCTGACCCAGCTGAgcggggaggtggaggaggctgCCCAGGAGCGGCGGGAAGCCGAGGAGAAGGCCAAAAAGGCCATCACCGAC GCGGCCATGATGGCCGAGGAGCTGAAAAAGGAGCAGGACACGAGCGCACACCTGGAAAGGATGAAGAAGACACTGGAGCAGACGGTGCGGGAGCTCCAGGCCCGGCTCGAGGAGGCCGAACAGGCTGCCCTCCGCGGCGGGAAGAAGCAGGTGCAGAAGCTGGAGGCCAAG GTGCGGGAGCTGGAGGCCGAGCTGGACGCAGAGCAGAAGCAGCACGCTGAGGCCCTCAAAGGGGTGCGGAAACACGAGCGCCGGGTCAAGGAGCTCGCGTACCAG GCCGAGGAGGACAGGAAGAACCTGGCTCGCATGCAGGACCTGGTGGACAAGCTGCAGAGCAAGGTCAAGAGCTACAAACGCCAGTTTGAGGAGGCG gaACAGCAGGCCAGTACTAACCTGGCCAAGTACCGCAAGGCCCAGCACGAGCTGGATGATGCAGAGGAGCGGGCAGACATGGCAGAAACCCAGGCTAACAAGCTGCGGGCACGGACCCGGGATGCCCTGGGGCCCAAG CACAAGGAGTGA
- the MYH7B gene encoding myosin-7B isoform X7, protein MDDGEELMATDHAMDILGFSVDEKCACYKIVGALLHFGNMKFKQKQREEQAEADGTESADKAAYLMGVSSGDLLKGLLHPRVRVGNEYVTKGQSVEQVVFAVGALAKATYDRLFRWLVSRINQTLDTKLPRQFFIGVLDIAGFEIFEFNSFEQLCINFTNEKLQQFFNQHMFVLEQEEYKREGLDWVFIDFGLDLQPCIDLIEKPLGILSILEEECMFPKASDASFRAKLYDNHAGKSPNFQQPRPDKKRKYQAHFEVVHYAGVVPYSIVGWLEKNKDPLNETVVPIFQKSQNKLLAALYENYAGPCSAEPPKSGVKEKRKKAASFQTVSQLHKENLNKLMTNLRATQPHFVRCIVPNENKTPGVMDAFLVLHQLRCNGVLEGIRICRQGFPNRLLYADFRQRYRILNPSAIPDDTFVDSRKATEKLLGSLDIEYTQYQFGHTKVFFKAGLLGVLEELRDQRLAKVLTLLQARSRGRLMRLEYQRLLGGRDALFTIQWNIRAFNAVKNWSWMKLFFKMKPLLRSAQAEEELAALRAELRGLRGTLAAAEAKRQELEETHVSVTQEKNDLALQLQAEQENLADAEERCHLLIKSKVQLEAKVKELSERLEDEEEVNADLAARRRKLEDECTELKKDIDDLELTLAKAEKEKQATENKVKNLTEEMAALDESVARLTKEKKALQEAHQQALGDLQAEEDRVSALAKAKLRLEQQVEDVSPGPSGGLWGGGGGGGGGAGAGTAACQVWRLGLATSPAPQLECSLEQEKKLRMDTERAKRKLEGDLKLTQESVTDAAQDKQQLEEKLKKKDSELSQLNLRVEDEQLLGAQLQKKIKELQARAEELEEELEAERAARARVEKQRAEAARELEELSERLEEAGGASAGQREGCRKREAELGRLRRELEEAALRHEATVAALRRKQAESAAELGEQVDSLQRVRQKLEKEKSELRMEVDDLGANVETLARSKASAEKLCRTYEDQLSEAKIKVEELQRQLTDASTQRGRLQTESGELSRLLEEKESLISQLSRGKALATQSLEELRRQLEEESKAKSALAHAVQALRHDCDLLREQHEEEAEAQAELQRLLSKANAEVAQWRSKYEADAIQRTEELEEAKKKLALRLQEAEEGVEAAHAKCSSLEKAKLRLQTESEDVTLELERATSAAAALDKKQRHLERALEERRRQEEETQRELEAAQREARSLGTELFRLRHSHEEALEALETLKRENKNLQEEISDLTDQVSLSGKSIQELEKAKKALEGEKSELQAALEEAEAALELEETKTLRIQLELSQVKAEVDRKLAEKDEECTNLRRNHQRAVESLQASLDAETRARNEALRLKKKMEGDLNDLELQLGHAARQAMEAQAATRLLQAQLKEEQAGRDEERRLAAELREQAQALERRATLLAAELEELRAALEQGERSRRLAEQELLEATERLNLLHSQNTGLLNQKKKLEGDLTQLSGEVEEAAQERREAEEKAKKAITDAAMMAEELKKEQDTSAHLERMKKTLEQTVRELQARLEEAEQAALRGGKKQVQKLEAKVRELEAELDAEQKQHAEALKGVRKHERRVKELAYQAEEDRKNLARMQDLVDKLQSKVKSYKRQFEEAEQQASTNLAKYRKAQHELDDAEERADMAETQANKLRARTRDALGPKHKE, encoded by the exons ATGGATGATGGGGAAGAGCTGATGGCCACTGAT CATGCCATGGACATCCTGGGCTTCAGCGTGGATGAGAAGTGTGCCTGCTATAAGATCGTGGGGGCCCTCCTGCACTTTGGCAACATGAAGTTCAAGCAGAAACAGCGGGAGGAACAGGCTGAGGCCGACGGCACTGAGA GTGCTGACAAGGCTGCCTACCTGATGGGGGTCAGCAGTGGGGACCTCCTCAAAGGCCTTCTGCACCCCCGAGTGCGTGTGGGCAATGAGTATGTGACCAAGGGCCAGAGTGTGGAGCAG GTGGTGTTTGCTGTGGGGGCTCTGGCCAAGGCCACCTATGACCGGCTGTTCCGGTGGCTGGTATCGAGGATCAACCAGACCCTGGACACTAAGCTGCCCCGGCAGTTCTTCATCGGGGTCCTGGACATCGCGGGGTTTGAGATCTTTGAG TTTAACAGCTTCGAGCAGCTGTGCATCAACTTCACCAATGAGAAGCTACAGCAGTTCTTCAACCAGCACATGTTCGTGCTGGAGCAGGAGGAGTACAAACGGGAGGGCCTTGACTGGGTCTTCATCGATTTCGGCCTGGACCTGCAGCCCTGCATTGACCTCATCGAGAAG CCACTGGGCATCCTGTCCATCCTGGAAGAGGAGTGCATGTTCCCCAAGGCCTCAGACGCCAGCTTCCGGGCCAAGCTCTATGACAATCATGCGGGGAAGTCACCCAATTTCCAGCAGCCACGGCCTGACAAGAAGCGCAAATACCAGGCCCACTTTGAGGTGGTCCACTATGCAGGTGTG GTGCCTTACAGCATCGTGGGCTGGCTGGAGAAAAACAAGGATCCACTGAATGAGACTGTGGTCCCTATCTTCCAAAAGTCGCAAAACAAGCTCTTGGCTGCCCTCTATGAGAACTACGCAGGCCCATGCTCCG CCGAGCCCCCCAAGTCTGGGGTGAAGGAGAAGCGTAAGAAGGCAGCATCTTTCCAGACGGTGTCCCAGCTGCACAAG gagaACCTCAACAAGCTGATGACCAACCTGCGGGCCACACAGCCCCACTTCGTCCGTTGCATTGTCCCCAATGAGAACAAGACCCCAG GAGTCATGGATGCCTTTTTGGTGTTACACCAGCTGCGCTGCAATGGAGTTCTGGAGGGGATCCGGATCTGTCGCCAAGGGTTCCCCAACAGGCTGCTCTATGCTGACTTCCGGCAGCG gtaCCGCATCCTGAACCCCAGTGCCATCCCAGACGATACCTTCGTGGACAGCAGGAAGGCCACAGAGAAGCTTCTGGGCTCACTGGACATTGAGTACACCCAGTACCAGTTCGGCCACACCAAG gtgttCTTCAAGGCTGGGCTTCTAGGCGTCCTGGAGGAGCTTCGTGACCAGCGTCTGGCCAAGGTTTTGACGCTGCTGCAGGCACGGAGCCGGGGCCGCCTCATGCGCCTGGAGTACCAGCGCCTGCTGGGCGGCAG ggacGCCCTGTTCACCATCCAGTGGAATATCCGTGCCTTCAATGCTGTCAAGAACTGGTCCTGGATGAAGCTCTTTTTCAAGATGAAGCCGCTGCTGCGCTCGGCGCAGGCGGAGGAGGAACTGGCAGCCCTGCGGGCTGAGCTGCGGGGGCTGCGCGGGACACTGGCTGCTGCCGAGGCCAAGcgccaggagctggaggagacGCACGTCAGTGTCACCCAGGAGAAGAACGACCTGGCCCTGCAGCTGCAGGcg GAGCAAGAAAACTTGGCGGATGCTGAGGAGCGCTGCCACTTGCTGATCAAGTCCAAGGTGCAGCTCGAGGCGAAGGTGAAGGAGCTGAGTGAGCGGctggaggacgaggaggaggtgAACGCCGACCTGGCCGCCCGCCGGCGCAAGCTGGAGGACGAGTGCACAGAGCTCAAGAAGGACATTGACGACCTGGAGCTGACACTGGCCAAGGccgagaaggagaagcaagccaCGGAGAACAAG GTGAAGAACCTGACCGAGGAGATGGCGGCCCTGGACGAGTCGGTAGCCCGACTGACCAAGGAGAAGAAGGCATTGCAGGAGGCCCACCAGCAGGCGCTGGGCGACCTGCAGGCCGAGGAGGACCGTGTGAGCGCTCTGGCCAAGGCCAAGCTCCGGCTGGAGCAGCAAGTGGAAGACGTGAGTCCCGGTCCCAGCGGaggcctgtggggtgggggtgggggtgggggtgggggggctggggccGGGACGGCGGCCTGCCAGGTCTGGCGGCTGGGCCTGGCCACCTCTCCTGCTCCACAGCTGGAGTGCTCCCTGGAGCAAGAGAAGAAGCTGCGCATGGACACGGAGCGGGCGAAGCGCAAGCTCGAGGGTGACCTCAAGCTGACGCAGGAGTCGGTGACGGACGCTGCCCAGGACAAGCAGCAGCTGGAGGAGAAGCTCAAGAA GAAGGACTCGGAGTTGAGTCAGCTGAACCTGCGGGTGGAGGACGAGCAACTCCTCGGAGCGCAGCTACAGAAGAAGATCAAGGAACTGCAG GCTCGGgctgaggagctggaggaggagctggAGGCGGAGCGGGCGGCCCGGGCCCGCGTGGAGAAGCAGCGGGCTGAGGCGGCCCGGGAGCTGGAGGAGCTGAGCGAGCGGCTGGAGGAGGCCGGCGGGGCGTCGGCGGGGCAGCGTGAGGGGTGCCGCAAGCGCGAGGCCGAGCTGGGCCGGCTGCGGCGGGAGCTGGAGGAGGCGGCGCTGCGGCACGAGGCCACTGTGGCCGCCCTGCGCCGCAAGCAGGCCGAGAGCGCGGCCGAGCTGGGCGAGCAGGTGGACAGTCTGCAGCGGGTGCGgcagaagctggagaaggagaagagtgaGCTGCGCATGGAGGTGGATGATCTGGGCGCCAATGTGGAGACTCTGGCCCGCAGCAAG GCCAGTGCAGAGAAGCTGTGCCGGACCTATGAGGATCAGCTGAGCgaggccaagatcaaggtggaAGAGCTGCAGCGGCAGCTCACGGATGCGAGCACTCAGCGTGGGCGGCTGCAAACAGAGAGCG GGGAGCTGAGCCGCCTGCTCGAGGAGAAGGAGTCTCTCATTAGCCAGCTGAGCCGGGGCAAGGCCTTGGCCACCCAGAGCCTGGAGGAACTGCGGAGGCAGCTGGAAGAGGAGAGCAAG GCCAAGAGTGCGCTGGCCCATGCCGTACAGGCTTTGCGGCACGACTGTGACCTCTTGCGGGAGCAGCACGAGGAGGAGGCGGAGGCCCAGGCGGAGCTGCAGCGGCTACTGTCGAAGGCCAATGCCGAGGTGGCTCAGTGGAGGAGCAAGTATGAGGCAGATGCCATCCAGAGGACcgaggagctggaggaggccaA AAAGAAGCTGGCCCTGCGGCTgcaggaagcagaggagggagtGGAGGCTGCCCACGCCAAGTGCTCCTCACTGGAGAAGGCCAAGCTGCGACTGCAGACGGAGTCAGAGGACGTGACCCTAGAGCTGGAACGGGCCACCTCCGCGGCTGCCGCGCTGGACAAGAAGCAGCGGCACTTGGAGCGGGCGCTGGAGGAGCGGCGGCGGCAGGAGGAGGAGACTCAGCGGGAGCTGGAGGCTGCCCAGAGGGAGGCCCGCAGCCTGGGCACTGAGCTTTTCCGGCTGCGGCACAGCCACGAGGAGGCGCTCGAGGCCCTGGAGACGCTCAAGCGGGAGAACAAGAACCTGCAGG AGGAGATCAGTGACCTCACAGACCAGGTCAGCCTCAGCGGGAAGAGCATCCAGGAACTGGAGAAAGCCAAAAAGGCTCTGGAAGGGGAGAAGAGCGAGCTCCAAGCCGCGCTGGAGGAGGCCGAG GCGGCCCTGGAGCTGGAGGAGACCAAGACTCTGAGGATCCAGCTGGAGCTGTCCCAGGTCAAGGCTGAGGTGGACCGGAAACTGGCCGAGAAAGATGAGGAGTGCACTAACCTGAG GCGCAACCACCAGCGGGCCGTGGAGTCCCTGCAGGCCTCCCTGGATGCAGAGACCAGGGCCCGCAACGAGGCACTGCGGCTCAAGAAGAAGATGGAGGGCGACCTCAATGACCTGGAGCTGCAGCTGGGCCATGCCGCCCGCCAGGCCATGGAAGCCCAGGCGGCCACGCGGCTGCTGCAGGCCCAGCTCAAGGAGGAGCAGGCGGGGCGGGACGAGGAGCGGCGGCTGGCGGCCGAGCTCCGAGAGCAGGCGCAGGCCCTGGAGCGGCGGGCCACGCTGCTGGCCGCGGAGCTGGAGGAGCTGCGGGCCGCACTGGAGCAGGGCGAGCGCAGCCGGCGGCTGGCAGAGCAGGAGCTGCTGGAGGCCACCGAGCGCCTTAACCTCCTGCACTcgcag aaCACAGGCCTCCTGAACCAGAAGAAGAAGCTAGAGGGGGATCTGACCCAGCTGAgcggggaggtggaggaggctgCCCAGGAGCGGCGGGAAGCCGAGGAGAAGGCCAAAAAGGCCATCACCGAC GCGGCCATGATGGCCGAGGAGCTGAAAAAGGAGCAGGACACGAGCGCACACCTGGAAAGGATGAAGAAGACACTGGAGCAGACGGTGCGGGAGCTCCAGGCCCGGCTCGAGGAGGCCGAACAGGCTGCCCTCCGCGGCGGGAAGAAGCAGGTGCAGAAGCTGGAGGCCAAG GTGCGGGAGCTGGAGGCCGAGCTGGACGCAGAGCAGAAGCAGCACGCTGAGGCCCTCAAAGGGGTGCGGAAACACGAGCGCCGGGTCAAGGAGCTCGCGTACCAG GCCGAGGAGGACAGGAAGAACCTGGCTCGCATGCAGGACCTGGTGGACAAGCTGCAGAGCAAGGTCAAGAGCTACAAACGCCAGTTTGAGGAGGCG gaACAGCAGGCCAGTACTAACCTGGCCAAGTACCGCAAGGCCCAGCACGAGCTGGATGATGCAGAGGAGCGGGCAGACATGGCAGAAACCCAGGCTAACAAGCTGCGGGCACGGACCCGGGATGCCCTGGGGCCCAAG CACAAGGAGTGA